The window GCTGCTGCGCAATGGGTCGATCAAGTTTTAGTGGAGCCGGCAATGAATGTTTCCTGGAACACCAATTCTAGATGGAGTTTAAATACCACGATTGCACAACGCACCCTTACTTATGATAGTATTGATGCTTTACACGTTCAAATAGCGCAGTTTGCTCAATATGAAATAGGGTTTTATTCCCAACTGGGGGCAGGAGTAATGTATAGGGAAGTATCAGAACAAGGTGCTCCAGAAGAGTTGCGGACCACCCAGCAGTTTGTCCACACAAAAACCTACAACGCATTACAAATAGCACACCGGTTGCGCTGGGATCAACGCTGGCGAGATGACCTATTAACACATCGATGGCGTTACCGCATTTCAGGTTCTATACCGCTTGATGGGGCGGTGACTGATGCGTCAGAGTACTATCTTACCGCTGGAGTTGAAACCTTATTCATTGCTGAAATGAACAAACGGCCAGCATATGACCAGCGCATAACTGCTGGGATAGGGAAAAAATTAGGGTCTTCATATAAATTACAGTTCACTACACAGTACCGGTGGGAAGATTTTACAGCTGTTAATGAGAGGCTGCTTTTTCTAAATCTATCTTTATACTATTCACTGTAAATAGGAAAGAAAAACCTCCCGATCGATCTCTACCGCACCTAGACTTGCCAGGTGATCATTATACAGCTGGGCGTCAATAAGGCGATACCCACGAGACTTCAATTGTTCTGTCCAGTACATAAGGGCTACTTTACTGGCGTCTGTACTTTTTGAAAACATACTTTCACCGCAAAAAATACCTGATTCACTCAAATCCACGCCGTACAGTCCCCCTACTAAAATGTCCTCTTGAAAAACTTCAACGCTTTTAGCATGTCCTAATTTGTGCAGTTGTAAGTAGGCAGCAATCAAATCTTCATTGATCCAAGTGCCCGCCTCTCCAGACCTGGATACGTTCATGCATTCCCGCATGACCGCTTCAAAAGAAGTGTTCTCCCGAATCTCATAACCTCGATTGCGCTGACTTTGCCGTAGTGATTTGGAAATCTTCATAGGCTCTGCTTGACTCAAATCAAATACCATGCGTGGATCTGGCGACCACCAGCAAATGGGCTCACCATCGTTGTACCAAGGAAATATTCCAGATTTATAGGCCAGCAGCAAGCGTTCCACGCTCAAATCACCACCTATCGCCAGCATTCCATGTGAGGGAGCTAGGTTAGGATTGGGGAAAATAAGCTGTTTGTCGAGCAAGTACATGAAAAGGGGAAATCGTTTATTCTAAAATAGCGAATGCAGAAAAAATCCCAACAAAGAATTGTTAGGATTTTAAATAATAGTATTTCAGTTATTTCCTAAAAAGGAAGGTCATCATGATCCTCGTCACTAGAATTAGTGATAGGGTCATACTCGTCAAATGGAGGTACATCACCAGCCGGTGCAGTTCCAGTGCCCATTTTTTCAATACGCCATCCAGTAATAGAGTTAAAATATTTAGTCTCACCTTGCGGACTTTGCCATTCACGGCCGCGCAAGTTGATTCCTATTTTTACAGCGTCACCTACATTAAAAGCATCCAGCAGGCTGGTTTTGTCTTGCACAAACTCCACCATGATGGGTTGCGGGTATTGCTCCTCAGTTGTAACTACCATTTCACGTTTCTGGAAACCGTTAGAACCGTAAGTTTTGGTTTCTCCTATTACTTTGATTTTTCCTTGTACTTCCATAGTTATGATAATAAAATTTTCCAGGCTTCGGCAATGGAATTGTTTGCAATTAACTGCTGGGCCTTAAGATGTTTGTCATTAATTGATAAGTGATATAGATTTTCCGCTTTCGCGAAAGCGAGGACTTCATCAGCCTCTGGTACTTTATGAATATTCCCTAATTTTCCTAGATCGTTGCCAGTCAAAACCTGACTATTTCTAGCAAGTTCAGGTAAGGCATCTACACCTACACCATGATTGCGGCTAGGCTTCTCTACCTCAAACATGGCATCTTTGGAACGGCAGTACCAGTTGCTGCCCATACGAGCCACAGTGTCTATTTTGAATGGATCGATGCTTTGATTCTCATCTAGAATCGCATCATTGATATGCATGCAGACCACCTCGCAAATCACGAGATTACCGGCACCACCTTCTGTCCCTAGTTCTTTGATATCTATGACCTTGCATTCAAATTGCACAGGGCTTTCCGCCACTCGTGGGGGTTTGACCACATCACTAGGCACAGCGGTCAACCCAGATTTTACAAATTCATCGACGCCTGTATCATACTCTGTACTAGAAAGTGACATTTGTTGTACGATATCAAAGTTGACTATGTTTATCACTACCTCGCCAGTTTTTTGAACATTGCGCAAGGTGTCCTTGATGGTATTATCCCTACCACGTCGCACTGGAGAAAAAATCAAAACAGGTGGATTTG of the Nonlabens marinus S1-08 genome contains:
- a CDS encoding DUF2490 domain-containing protein; the protein is MTSYCFRTLIFLLPAFAAAQWVDQVLVEPAMNVSWNTNSRWSLNTTIAQRTLTYDSIDALHVQIAQFAQYEIGFYSQLGAGVMYREVSEQGAPEELRTTQQFVHTKTYNALQIAHRLRWDQRWRDDLLTHRWRYRISGSIPLDGAVTDASEYYLTAGVETLFIAEMNKRPAYDQRITAGIGKKLGSSYKLQFTTQYRWEDFTAVNERLLFLNLSLYYSL
- the aat gene encoding leucyl/phenylalanyl-tRNA--protein transferase is translated as MYLLDKQLIFPNPNLAPSHGMLAIGGDLSVERLLLAYKSGIFPWYNDGEPICWWSPDPRMVFDLSQAEPMKISKSLRQSQRNRGYEIRENTSFEAVMRECMNVSRSGEAGTWINEDLIAAYLQLHKLGHAKSVEVFQEDILVGGLYGVDLSESGIFCGESMFSKSTDASKVALMYWTEQLKSRGYRLIDAQLYNDHLASLGAVEIDREVFLSYLQ
- a CDS encoding flavin reductase family protein, whose product is MYGHLVSAVQPRPIAFASTVDEHGTVNLSPYSFFNVFSANPPVLIFSPVRRGRDNTIKDTLRNVQKTGEVVINIVNFDIVQQMSLSSTEYDTGVDEFVKSGLTAVPSDVVKPPRVAESPVQFECKVIDIKELGTEGGAGNLVICEVVCMHINDAILDENQSIDPFKIDTVARMGSNWYCRSKDAMFEVEKPSRNHGVGVDALPELARNSQVLTGNDLGKLGNIHKVPEADEVLAFAKAENLYHLSINDKHLKAQQLIANNSIAEAWKILLS
- a CDS encoding DUF3127 domain-containing protein; the encoded protein is MEVQGKIKVIGETKTYGSNGFQKREMVVTTEEQYPQPIMVEFVQDKTSLLDAFNVGDAVKIGINLRGREWQSPQGETKYFNSITGWRIEKMGTGTAPAGDVPPFDEYDPITNSSDEDHDDLPF